In Calorimonas adulescens, the sequence TGATTATCACTTCAAACCGTTCATCCAGTTCTCTTTTTGTTTGCAACAACCTGGAAAGTTCATTCCTTAGCGAATCCAGCGTATCCCTCTCATTAAACCTATCTATATATTTATAGGCAGCCTCTTTAGACTTAACAATTATCCCGCTGCCCTGCTCCGATGACACCACTTCCATGTCCTCAAGCAGGGATACAGCTCTTCTTATTGTCTCAGGGGATACGTTATAAAGACCGGCAAGATTTGAACGGCCATGGAGCCTTTCCCCTTCTAAAAATTCACCCTTAACAATCCTCCGTGCTATATCAAGGGCTATCTGCTGGTATTTAGGCCTTACTATTTCTGTCATTTGCATCCTTCTTTCATTATTCCATCTTTTCA encodes:
- a CDS encoding TrkA C-terminal domain-containing protein; amino-acid sequence: MTEIVRPKYQQIALDIARRIVKGEFLEGERLHGRSNLAGLYNVSPETIRRAVSLLEDMEVVSSEQGSGIIVKSKEAAYKYIDRFNERDTLDSLRNELSRLLQTKRELDERFEVIIMKISDYANRLKNINPYNPVEIEIKKGSHVIGKSITELKFWQNTGATIIAIRRGNDIILSPGPYNEINEGDVLVLVGDEDILKNTMKFLYGSY